The sequence CAAGCCCATAGGATAAACACTTAAAATATGTAGGCACTACGCCATTTTAGAGGGATAGCTGTATCTCTTTATTGATAGGGCTTTCCGGATTTCGTATACCTACGGCTGTCGAACAGGAGTTTAAGTATCAGCGATTCGAAGTTTGACGAATTCAGCGATGCAAAGGGGACTTATGATGACAATGACAAATCCTACGCCCCTCACTATACCTATGCGGTTGGTTTGAAATATCGTGGAGATGGAGGATTCTATGCCGGCGTGAACGTGACCGGCTACGGGAAATCCTATCTGGACAACGCCAACGAATACGAGATGGATGCCTATGAGCTGGTCAATGCCAAAATTGGCTACGAGTGGGAACATGTTGATTTCTATATCTATGGCAAAAATATCTTGGATGAAGAGTATTACCATGAGAACGTTAGTATGGTCAGTTTCTCTGACTCGAGAGAAATTGGCGCTCGTTTAACCTATCGATTCTAAAAGTATGAATTACCAACGAAAAATCTTTAAGGTAAGGCAGAGTCCTCCATCGCCGGATCACTCCTGACCTTTGCGCCAACGATAAATTATGCGGGAGACAAAGCCTGCCCAAGGCGCCGGCAAATGTCAAAGCCAAAAACCAGGCCTTGGGCCAACTCTGAATTACAGCCTTGGCCCAAGCAGCCCCATACCCGGTCTAAAACGGTCTTTACTTGATATTAGAGGACATTAAAAATTTTTTTGAATAGGCTCTTAGAGGTGCGTCTCTTTGACAAATGCGTATTGCAGTGATACTTTTGTGGCAGAATGCTACAAAAGTATCATTTCAGACTATCAAGGAGGCGATATGGCTACAAAATCAATAAGAATCAGTGAACAACTGGCTTTTCAGGCGCAAGCGGCAGGGGCTTTGCAACATCGAAGCGCGCCCAACCAGCTTGAGTATTGGGCGACCCTTGGAAAAATGATATCCAGCAAAATCAACATAGAAGATGCGCTGGCTATTTTGCAGGGCTTGAAAACCATAAAAATTGAAACCCTGCCCTCAGCCCCGGTTGACCCTGATTCTGTCTTTGACCGACTTGAATCTGACAGAGCCAAAGGATTTACCGACAAACCGGTGACAGGTGCGCCCTTTTTTTATGAGGCCAGTTTGTCCAGACCCGGGTCTATTGACAAGGTGGACACGAAAACAGGGCTGAGAACCACCGGCCAG is a genomic window of uncultured Desulfobacter sp. containing:
- a CDS encoding TonB-dependent receptor produces the protein MSDSKFDEFSDAKGTYDDNDKSYAPHYTYAVGLKYRGDGGFYAGVNVTGYGKSYLDNANEYEMDAYELVNAKIGYEWEHVDFYIYGKNILDEEYYHENVSMVSFSDSREIGARLTYRF